Proteins from a single region of Hydra vulgaris chromosome 12, alternate assembly HydraT2T_AEP:
- the LOC136088195 gene encoding zinc finger BED domain-containing protein 4-like, giving the protein MLQIYIDERIIKRDTVIKFLGVYLDENIAWKHIDHLWKFFDISTTPHMSKCKLYDSLVTREGKSLKSYGTTAMVKHLRLKHSKKLELAWKKKVQSFPSISETSVASTTTTPFSIVEDTGFNELIKDAYPNYKLPCRTYFSQNIIPSMYDELFEDIKKKISAANYLSLTTDIWTADTAKIAFLSITGHLIYSTKFSQETAVLRVIHFPENQTGVHIKEYLQKGLESFEIPLSKIHLIVTDNASSIKAARNKFDHLPTACAKLKSIQQQLSTEAHKMKQDVPTRWNSSFEMLQRTFEDASKEMQGAQDVVDSDDVPIVKAPASTGAFTIGAL; this is encoded by the exons atgcttcaaatttatattgatgaaaggataataaaaagagatactgttataaaattcttaggtgtttatcttgatgagaaTATTGCTTGGAAACATATTGATCAT ttgtggAAGTTTTTTGATATCAGCACGACTCCTCATATGAGCAAGTGCAAACTGTATGATAGTTTAGTTACGAGAGAAGGAAAATCTTTAAAGTCTTATGGAACTACAGCAATGGTAAAACATTTGCGTTTAAAGCATTCCAAAAAGTTAGAACTTGcgtggaaaaaaaaagttcaatcaTTTCCGTCTATTTCTGAAACCTCAGTTGCTTCTACCACCACTACA CCATTTTCTATTGTTGAAGATACCGGATTTAATGAACTGATTAAAGATGCTTACCCCAATTACAAATTACCATGTAGAACATATTTCAGCCAAAACATAATTCCTAGCATGTATGATGAACTGtttgaagatataaaaaaaaaaatctccgcGGCAAACTATTTGTCTCTGACGACAGATATTTGGACAGCGGATACTGCGAAAATCGCATTCTTAAGCATTACTGGACATTTGATATATTCAACTAAATTTTCGCAAGAAACTGCTGTTCTTCGAGTAATTCATTTTCCGGAAAATCAAACAGGTGTTCATATAAAAGAGTATTTACAAAAAGGTCTAGAATCTTTTGAAATCCCGTTAAGCAAAATTCATCTTATTGTTACCGATAATGCAAGCAGTATAAAGGCTGCA AGGAATAAGTTTGATCATTTACCAACAGCAtgtgcaaaattaaaatcaattcagCAACAATTAAGTACTGAAGCTCACAAAATGAAACAAGATGTTCCAACTCGCTGGAACAGTTCATTTGAAATGCTACAAAGAACGTTTGAAGACGCATCGAAAGAAATGCAAGGAGCGCAAGATGTTGTTGACTCCGACGATGTTCCAATTGTAAAAGCTCCAGCCTCGACTGGAGCTTTCACTATTGGAGCTTTATGA
- the LOC136088196 gene encoding V(D)J recombination-activating protein 1-like: MELHNKNIKLICRVCGQLLGKKHYFIGEILTVKLEKLFHVEMTDLEIVHPPEMCKKCYCTMNNVLSKITSTALGLYTKWKPHCDDCFTCQSVKKLRKGLVVSKQQSRNEARCIGRQKNDSKIWTFAMFTTIKEAITIIQDEDIDISELNNELNPHLQHSLCNICGKVQKQPLTLKKCEHLFCFFCIV, from the coding sequence atggaacttcacaacaaaaatattaaactcatTTGCAGAGTTTGTGGACAGTTACTTGgtaaaaagcattattttatagGAGAAATTCTTACAGTAAAATTAGAGAAGCTGTTTCATGTTGAAATGACAGATTTGGAAATTGTCCATCCTCCAGAAATgtgtaaaaaatgttattgtacaATGAACAATGtgctttcaaaaataacatcaacTGCCCTTGGTCTCTATACTAAGTGGAAACCACACTGTGATGACTGTTTTACTTGCCAATCAGTAAAAAAGCTTAGAAAAGGTTTAGTAGTTTCTAAACAACAATCTAGAAATGAAGCAAGATGTATTGGCCGccaaaaaaatgattcaaagATATGGACATTTGCAATGTTCACTACCATAAAAGAAGCAATAACCATAATACAAGATGAAGACATAGATATATCAGAGCTAAATAATGAGTTAAATCCACATTTGCAACATTCCTTATGTAATATATGCGGTAAAGTTCAAAAGCAacctttaactttaaaaaaatgcgagcatcttttctgctttttttgtattgtataa